In one window of Veillonellaceae bacterium DNA:
- the greA gene encoding transcription elongation factor GreA translates to MVEKQTILTAEGLKKIEDKLEHLKSVRRREVAERIKQAIEFGDISENSEYEDAKNEQAFIEGEILTLEKMLRNAKIIEKNESDVVAIGSTVVLKDLEFGDELEYTIVGSAEADPTEAKISNESPVGAEILGKKVGSIVEVNVPAGVLKYEVIGIK, encoded by the coding sequence ATGGTGGAAAAGCAAACTATTCTTACTGCTGAGGGTTTAAAGAAAATTGAGGATAAATTAGAGCATTTGAAATCAGTTCGGCGTCGTGAAGTTGCAGAGCGAATTAAGCAGGCGATTGAATTTGGTGATATTAGTGAGAATTCTGAATATGAGGATGCTAAAAACGAACAAGCCTTCATTGAAGGTGAAATTCTGACTCTCGAAAAAATGCTCCGTAACGCCAAAATCATTGAAAAGAATGAATCAGACGTTGTCGCTATTGGATCAACCGTCGTTTTAAAAGATCTTGAATTTGGCGATGAACTTGAATATACAATTGTTGGTTCAGCTGAAGCTGATCCTACAGAGGCTAAAATTTCCAATGAATCACCGGTCGGTGCGGAAATTTTAGGCAAAAAAGTTGGCAGCATCGTTGAAGTCAACGTACCCGCCGGTGTTCTGAAATATGAGGTTATCGGCATCAAATAA